Below is a window of Candidatus Obscuribacter sp. DNA.
ATGGCTGATAGTGCCGCAGATAGGCTGGATGCACTGGTCATACCTGGTGGTGAGTCCACCGCAATTGCCAGGCTGACCGATGAGGGCAATGCCCCTATATTTGGTGCCATAAAAGAGCGTGCTCTGGCTGGTATGCCCATCTGGGGTACTTGCATGGGCTCAATATTTTTAGCTAAAGAGATAGAAGGCTCCAGTCAGGGACGCCTCGCTCTCATGGACATAAAAGTGAGACGTAATGCTTTTGGTCCGCAAAAACGTAGTTTTGAAACACAGCTGTCTATACCGGCTCTGGGTGAGCCCGACTTTCATGCTGTATTTATCCGCGCACCGCTGATAGTGCAGGTGGGTGAGTCAGTAGAGGTGCTGGCCTCGCTTGGAGACGAGCAAATAGTGATGGCACGGCAGGGGCATCTATTGGCGTCTTCTTTTCATCCTGAGATGACTGATGATGCGCGTGTGCATCAGTATTTTTTGAGTATGGTTGAGGCTGGTAAGTCTGTGGGTATGTTTAAGAAATCTCTCACTTAATCGGGGTGACTCCCTTTGGGGACTAGTAATAAGTTTGTGAGGAATGTACTCTCTGGGTCCAGATTATCAATCATGTTTTTTGCCTTGGAGTAAATACTGAGGATTTACAGGATTTGGTGTCCGAGGAATCCTGTACTTTCCTCTTATATAAGTGGCTTTGTAAGCCACTCAGTTTGTCTGCGGTTTTTTGCTTTATCGCATTGCCTTTGCACGCCGATTTGATTTATTGGCTATGCGACTTCATCTACTTTTTAGAGGCGATTTGATGATCTCAACAAATAGTCTAGTCCTGAGTTTTGCGTGCCAGTTTTTTGAGCGCCTCAAAGACTAAAAGTTCAAGATTTTACTTGGTACTGCAATTGGCTGTTGCTTTTGTCTGGCGCCTTGCTCCAGCGGGCTCTGGCTGTCACTGCTCCGACAATCACACCTGGCAGCGGCGTGTATTCGACTTACCAGTCCACGGCGACAATTACAGCCACGCCGGGGGATCAGATCTATTTTACAATCGACGGAACAAACCCTTCTAATTCGTCGACACCATATACGGTGGCAATTAGTCTGGGCGCCACTAATACTATCAAAGCTATAGCATACAGCGGTGGTGTGCCGAGCGCCATTACCACGAGCTATATACAAAGTGATGTCAACAGCTTGCCTGTACCTCGCACGGGTATGAGCCTCTGGCTGCGGAATTTTGGAGCCATCGTCAGTGGCAGCAATATTACTCAGTGGAGCGATTTGAGTGGCAGTAGCCCGGCAAACAATGCCACGCAGGCTACTTCTACAAAACAAGCAACTGTGGTGACGAGTGCCATAAACGGTATCAATGCCGGATTGTTTAACGGGTCGTCTAGAGACTACGCGTACCTACCAATCAATTTACAGACTTGACTGGTGGCTTCTCAATCTTTGCTGTGATCAAACCTCTCGGTACAGCCACTAAGACGTTCTTTTCAACGGCAAATGCAGGGACCTTCTAACCTCATCAGTTTGGAGACAGTAAATCAAGTCAGGCTGAACGCTTACAACGGAGTCGTTGCCAGTAATGTAATTACTCCAACGACCAGTCTAACTTCAAATATG
It encodes the following:
- a CDS encoding chitobiase/beta-hexosaminidase C-terminal domain-containing protein, translated to MSGALLQRALAVTAPTITPGSGVYSTYQSTATITATPGDQIYFTIDGTNPSNSSTPYTVAISLGATNTIKAIAYSGGVPSAITTSYIQSDVNSLPVPRTGMSLWLRNFGAIVSGSNITQWSDLSGSSPANNATQATSTKQATVVTSAINGINAGLFNGSSRDYAYLPINLQT